The Streptomyces sp. NBC_00775 genome includes the window GTGAGCGAGGTCGCCCGCGAGTCCACGCTGCAGCGCGCCCTGAAGCCGCTGATGGCCGACTACGACTACATCGTGATCGACTGTCAGCCCTCGCTCGGCCTGCTCACCGTCAACGCCCTGACGGCGGCTCACAAGGTGATCGTGCCGCTCGAGTGCGAGTTCTTCGCGCTGCGCGGTGTCGCGCTGCTCACCGAGACCATCGAGAAGGTCCAGGAGCGGCTCAACCCGGAGCTGGAGCTCGACGGCATCCTCGCCACGATGTACGACTCCCGCACGGTGCACAGCCGTGAGGTGCTCGCGCGCGTGGTGGAGGCCTTCGACGATCACGTCTACCACACGGTGATCGGCCGGACCGTCCGCTTCCCGGAGACCACCGTCGCCGGTGAGCCGATCACCACGTACGCCTCCAACTCCGTCGGTGCCGCCGCTTATCGCCAGCTCGCCAGGGAGGTGCTCGCCCGGTGTCACGCCGAGTGAGTCTGCCGGGGGCCGACGAACTGTTCCGTACCACCGGGGGAATGGCGCTCCAGGCGTCCACACCCTCACGCCGGACCAACGGCGAGGCCCGGGTGCCGGCTCCGGCCGGTGAGAGCGACGCGGCCGCCGCCGGGGAGGACGCGCCGCAGTCGGTGCCCGTCCAGGGCGGTGACGGGGAGGGCGACGAACATGTCGCTGCCGACTCCGAGTCCGACGCGGGAGAGTCCCGCAGCCGGGGCGCGGCTCCGGAGCGCTCCGGGCGACGTCAGACGGCGCAGGAAGGTTCTGCCGCCGGACAGTCGTCCTCGTCCCGCGGCAAGCGTTCTCGTGCCGCCAACCGCCGGCCCAGCGGACGGGAGCGGCACGACGAGAAGATCACGGTGTACGTGTCGGCCGAGGAGCTCATGGACCTCGAGCACGCCCGCCTGGTGCTCCGCGGGGAGCACGGGCTCGCGGTCGACCGTGGGCGGATCGTCCGCGAGGCGGTCGCCGTGGTGCTCGCCGATCTGGAATCCCGCGGGGACGCGAGCATCCTCGTACGACGGCTTCGCGGGCGGTAGCGGTAGCCTGCGACGGCTATGACCTCGAACGACGTGCCTGTCCCCGCCGGTGGCTCCGCCGGTCGTCGGCGTGCGCTGGGGCGGGGGCCCGGGGCCGCGCCCCCGGCTGAGGCTCCGGCCGAGGTTCTGCCGCCTTCGGCGGAGCCTGAGCCGCCTGCGGCGGAGGGCGAGCCTCTGGTCGAGGACGGCTCTTCGTCCGCGGACCGTGGGGCGTTGCGCCCGCCTGTCCCGCCCGGCGGGACGACTGCCCACAACGCCGGCGGAGCTGCCGAGGAACCGCCCGCCGCGGCCAGGACCGAAGCTCCTGCCGAGCCAGAAACTTCCGCCGGACCCGAAGCTCCCGCCGAGCCAGAAGCTCTCGCCGGACCCGAAGCTTCTGCGGAACCCGAAGCTCCCGCCGGTGCCGAAGCTCCTGTGGAACCCGAAGCTCCCGCCGAAGCCGGTGACGGTGTCTTCAAGGTGCGGCTCTCGAACTTCGAGGGGCCCTTCGACCTGCTGCTTCAGCTGATCTCGAAGCACAAGCTGGATGTCACCGAAGTGGCGCTGTCCAAGGTCACCGACGAGTTCATGGCGCACATCAGGGCGATGGGACCGGACTGGGACCTCGACCAGACGACCGAGTTCCTGGTCGTCGCGGCCACGCTGCTCGACCTCAAGGCCGCCCGGCTGCTGCCCTCCGCCGAGGTGGAGGACGAAGGTGACCTGGCCCTCCTCGAAGCGCGGGACCTGCTCTTCGCGCGGCTGCTCCAGTACCGCGCGTACAAGCAGATCGCGGACATCTTCAACGCGCGGCTGGAGGAAGAGGCCCGCCGCTACCCCCGTACCGTCGGGCTCGAAGCCCATCACGCCGAGCTGCTGCCCGAGGTGGTCATCAGCATCGGGGCGGAGGGGTTCGCGAAGCTCGCCGTGAAGGCGATGCAGCCCAGGCCCAAGCCGCAGGTGTACGTCGATCACATCCACGCGCCGCTGGTCAGCGTGCAGGAGCAGGCCGGGATCGTGGTGGCGCGGCTGCGGGAGCTCGGGGAGGCCAGTTTCCGCGCGCTCGTCGAGGACACCGACGACACCCTCACCGTCGTGGCCCGGTTCCTGGCCCTTCTGGAGCTCTACCGGGAGAAGGCGGTCGCGCTCGACCAGGAAGAGGCGCTGGGGGACCTGATGGTGCGCTGGACGGGCGGGGACGGGGACGAGCAGCCGACGGTGACGGACGAGTTCGACCGGCCGCCCGAGGAAGCCAAGGACGAGGCCAAGAAGGACGCAAAGAAGGACGCCAACAAGGACGCCAAGAAGGAGACGGCGTGAGCGAGGACACCACCGAGAATCCGGCAGGGCTGCGCACCGTCGCCGACCTCGATCTCAAGCCCGCCCTGGAGGCCGTCCTCATGGTCGTGGACGAGCCCGCGACCGAGGAGCACCTCGCGAAGATCCTGGAGCGGCCCAGGAGGCAGGTCGCGGACGCGCTGCGTGAGCTGGCCGACGAGTACACCGTCCAGGGCCGTGGCTTCGAGCTGCGGCTCATCGCGGGCGGGTGGCGCTTCTACAGCCGGCCCGAGTACGCGGCGGCCGTCGAACGCTTCGTCCTGGACGGGCAGCAGGCCCGCCTCACCCAGGCGGCCCTGGAGACGCTGGCGGTCGTCGCGTACCGCCAGCCGGTCAGCCGATCAAGGGTCTCGGCGGTCCGCGGAGTGAACTGTGACGGTGTGATGCGCACCCTGTTGCAGCGCGGTCTGGTCGAGGAGGCGGGCACGGAACCTGAAACAGGTGCGATCCTGTACACGACGACGAACTACTTCCTGGAGCGGATGGGCCTGCGTGGCCTGGACGAGCTCCCGGAGCTCGCGCCCTTCCTTCCGGAGGCGGACGCGATCGAGGCCGAGACGCTGGAAGGGGTCCCGTCGTTCGATCCGGATGCACCGGATGCAGATGCAGACGACACGACGACGACGGAACTTTGATGCGAAGCAGTGGCAGTGGCAGGAACAGCGGGCGCGGCAACCCCCGGGGGACCGGTGGGGGCGGCGGCGCCCGAGGGACCGGTGGGCGCGGCTCCCAGCCGAGGAGCGGGGCAGGGCGCGGCTCCCAGCCGAGGAGCGAGGCGGGGCGCGACGACAAGCCGAAGCGCGAGAGCAAGCCCCGCCCCGAGGAGCGCCGCTACGACGTGGGCCCCGGCGCCTCCAAGGACGGCCCGAAGTCCGGACGCGGCGCGTCCGCGCGCGGCGGCGCGAAGGGCGGCCCCAAGCAGGGTCAGCAGCGCGGCGGCCGTACGGAGCCCTCGCGCTCCCGCGAGTACGAGACGCGGGCCGAGGAGCGCAACCGGGACCGGTACGCGGGCAAGCCGGAGATCAAGACGCCCAAGACCTTCCCGGGCGCCGAGCAGGAGGGCGAGCGGCTGCAGAAGGTGCTCGCGCGCGCGGGCTACGGTTCGCGGCGTGCCTGCGAGGAGCTGGTCGAGCAGGCCCGGGTCGAGGTCAACGGCGAGATCGTCCTGGAGCAGGGTCTGCGCGTCGCCCCGAACGACGAGATCAAGGTCGACGGACTGACGGTCGCGACGCAGTCGTACCAGTTCTTCTCGCTGAACAAGCCCGCCGGTGTCGTCTCCACCATGGAGGACAACGAGGGCCGTCAGTGCCTCGGCGACTACGTGACGAACCGCGAGACGCGGCTCTTCCACGTCGGGCGGCTCGACACCGAGACCGAGGGCGTCATCCTGCTCACCAACCACGGCGAGCTGGCACACCGGCTGACCCACCCCAAGTACGGCGTGAAGAAGGTCTACCTCGCGCACATCGTGGGCCCGATCCCGCGCGACCTGGGCAAGCGGCTCAAGGACGGCATCCAGCTGGAGGACGGGTACGCGAAGGCGGACCACTTCCGGGTCGTCGAGCAGACCGGCAAGAACTACCTGGTCGAGGTGACCCTCCACGAGGGCCGCAAGCACATCGTGCGCCGCATGCTCGCCGAGGCCGGCTTCCCGGTCGACAAGCTCGTGCGCGTCGCCTTCGGGCCGATCACCCTGGGCGACCAGAAGTCGGGCTGGCTGCGCCGCCTGTCGAACACCGAGGTCGGCATGCTCATGGCCGAGGTCGGCCTCTAGGCCCCACGGTTTCGTACGTACGACGGCCGGTCCCGGAACTTCTCCGGGGCCGGCCGATTCGTTTTCGCCGCTCCGCCGGTCTGTACCGGTGAACGATCCGCCGGTCTGTGCCGGCGAACGAAGGGAGCGGGGATGGCTGCGACGACGGACCGCGACGAATTCGTACGGCTGACCGATCCGTACCGGCGGGAGCTGCTCGCCCACTGCTACCGCATGCTCGGGTCGGTCGACGACGCCGAGGACCTCGTCCAGGAGACGTATCTGCGGGCCTGGCGGTCGTACGACGGCTACGAGGGCCGGGCGTCCTTGCGGACCTGGCTGCACCGGATCGCCACGAATACGTGTCTGACGGCTCTGGAGGGCCGGGTGCGGCGTCCGCTGCCCTCGGGGCTCGGGGAGCCCTCAGGCGCGCCTGAGGAGCCTCTGAGGGCCTCTGCGACGGACGTCCCGTGGCTGCAGCCACTGCCCGACGCGCTTGTCGACCCAGCGACCGTCGTGGCGGCGCGGGGCAGCCTGCGGCTTGCGCTCGTCGCCGCGCTGCAGAATCTGCCGGCCCGGCAGCGGACCGTGCTCATCCTGCGCGACGTGCTGGCCTGGCGGGCGCCCGAGGTCGCCGCCCTGCTCGGCACCTCCACGGCGGCCGTCAAAAGCACCCTCCAGCGCGCGCGTGCCCGGCTCGACGAGGTGGCGCCCGACGAGGACCTGGTGACCGAGCCGGACGGCCCCGAGGACCGCGAGCTGCTCGACCGCTACATGGCGGCCTTCGAACACGCCGACATGGACGCGCTGCTGGGGCTCCTCCAGGACGGTGTCGAGCTGGAGATGCCCCCCTACTTGGAGTGGTTCAGCGGCACGAAGGACGTGCTGCGATTCCTGGGGGCGCGCGTCGGCGAACCGGGGCGCGTGCGGATGGTGCCCACGCGGGCCAACGGGCAGCGCGCGGTGGGGGCGTACGAGCGGGGCGCGGACGGCGTGCACCGGGCGCACTCGCTTCAGGTGCTCCACGTGCGCCTCCTGCACGCCCCGCACGCGCTCGGCGTACGCGGCGTGCGCGAGGTGCGCGAGGTGCGCATCGCGCGGATCACCGCCTTCCTCGATCCGGAGCTGTTCGGGCGCTTCGGTCTGCCCCAGGTGCTCTCGTGAACTCCGGTGAGCTGCTGGAACGCTCGCTCGCGTACACCCTGGGACGCGTCACGGGCGTGCGGCCGGGGAGCCTGGAGCGGGCCACACCGTGTGCCCAGTGGGACCTGGGGGCGCTGCTCGACCACCTCAACGACTCGCTCGACGCGCTGTACGAGGGGCTGACCGGAGGGCGGATCGGTCTCTTCCCGACGGGGGATTCCGATCCCGCCTGCGGCTTCCGCGGGCGGGCGTGTGCGGTGCTCGGCGCCTGGGCCGCGGGTTCCGTGG containing:
- a CDS encoding pseudouridine synthase gives rise to the protein MRSSGSGRNSGRGNPRGTGGGGGARGTGGRGSQPRSGAGRGSQPRSEAGRDDKPKRESKPRPEERRYDVGPGASKDGPKSGRGASARGGAKGGPKQGQQRGGRTEPSRSREYETRAEERNRDRYAGKPEIKTPKTFPGAEQEGERLQKVLARAGYGSRRACEELVEQARVEVNGEIVLEQGLRVAPNDEIKVDGLTVATQSYQFFSLNKPAGVVSTMEDNEGRQCLGDYVTNRETRLFHVGRLDTETEGVILLTNHGELAHRLTHPKYGVKKVYLAHIVGPIPRDLGKRLKDGIQLEDGYAKADHFRVVEQTGKNYLVEVTLHEGRKHIVRRMLAEAGFPVDKLVRVAFGPITLGDQKSGWLRRLSNTEVGMLMAEVGL
- a CDS encoding sigma-70 family RNA polymerase sigma factor, producing MAATTDRDEFVRLTDPYRRELLAHCYRMLGSVDDAEDLVQETYLRAWRSYDGYEGRASLRTWLHRIATNTCLTALEGRVRRPLPSGLGEPSGAPEEPLRASATDVPWLQPLPDALVDPATVVAARGSLRLALVAALQNLPARQRTVLILRDVLAWRAPEVAALLGTSTAAVKSTLQRARARLDEVAPDEDLVTEPDGPEDRELLDRYMAAFEHADMDALLGLLQDGVELEMPPYLEWFSGTKDVLRFLGARVGEPGRVRMVPTRANGQRAVGAYERGADGVHRAHSLQVLHVRLLHAPHALGVRGVREVREVRIARITAFLDPELFGRFGLPQVLS
- a CDS encoding segregation and condensation protein A, which gives rise to MTSNDVPVPAGGSAGRRRALGRGPGAAPPAEAPAEVLPPSAEPEPPAAEGEPLVEDGSSSADRGALRPPVPPGGTTAHNAGGAAEEPPAAARTEAPAEPETSAGPEAPAEPEALAGPEASAEPEAPAGAEAPVEPEAPAEAGDGVFKVRLSNFEGPFDLLLQLISKHKLDVTEVALSKVTDEFMAHIRAMGPDWDLDQTTEFLVVAATLLDLKAARLLPSAEVEDEGDLALLEARDLLFARLLQYRAYKQIADIFNARLEEEARRYPRTVGLEAHHAELLPEVVISIGAEGFAKLAVKAMQPRPKPQVYVDHIHAPLVSVQEQAGIVVARLRELGEASFRALVEDTDDTLTVVARFLALLELYREKAVALDQEEALGDLMVRWTGGDGDEQPTVTDEFDRPPEEAKDEAKKDAKKDANKDAKKETA
- the scpB gene encoding SMC-Scp complex subunit ScpB; translation: MSEDTTENPAGLRTVADLDLKPALEAVLMVVDEPATEEHLAKILERPRRQVADALRELADEYTVQGRGFELRLIAGGWRFYSRPEYAAAVERFVLDGQQARLTQAALETLAVVAYRQPVSRSRVSAVRGVNCDGVMRTLLQRGLVEEAGTEPETGAILYTTTNYFLERMGLRGLDELPELAPFLPEADAIEAETLEGVPSFDPDAPDADADDTTTTEL